Within Maridesulfovibrio zosterae DSM 11974, the genomic segment TGCCGATAATCGTCTTAGGCGGTATTTACAGCGGTATTTTTACACCCACAGAAGCTGCCGGTGTCTCCGTGATATATGCCCTGTTCGTGGAAATGGTCATTTACAAATCCATGAATTTAGCTAAATTCAAAAAAGTCCTTGTTCAGTCGGCGATACTTTCCTCTGCACTTTTGTTCATCATCGCCTGTGCGATGCCGTTCATCTGGCTGCTGACCCGTGAACAGTTACCGATGCAGGCGGCTGAATTCATCGGAAGTATTGTCTCCAACAAGTACGTTTTCCTTATGCTGGTCAACATCCTTTTGTTGTTTATCGGCTGCGTAATGGATATCGTGGCGGCCATTCTGGTCCTCACGCCGATATTCAAACCCATGCTTGCCATGTTCGGCATTGATCCGGTCATGTTCGGTATTATTATGATCTGCAACGTGGAACTAGGATTCCTGACCTTCCCGTTCGGATTAAATCTATTTGTCTCCATGGGATTAACCAAGAAACCACTGACATACATCGCTGCGGCAGTTTTGCCATTCTTAGGCATGTGTGGCATTTGTCTTCTCTTGGTTACATACATTCCCTGGTTATCCCTATGGCTTCCCAATTTCCTGAAATAAACAAATACGGGGCGGGAATGACTTTCTCGCCCCTTTGCCACAAAAAAACTAATTTAACAGGTATGTTCGAATAAAAGAGAAATTATGAGCAAGAAACAGGTATTCGCCAAAAAACAAAAAACAGGACGTTTTGAAGACGTCGTTTCGTTGATCAAACGTGAAATCCTGCTGAAAACGTACAAAGTCGGCGATATGCTCCCACGCGAGGAAGAACTAGCTACACAACTAGGCATCAGCAGACCTATGGTCAGAGAGGCTCTCGCTGTTTTGAAAACAGAGGGCTATCTGGAAGCCAGACGCGGAGTCGGTGGCGGCACTTTTGTTAAGGATATTCTGCAAAGCAGCCAAATGGGTGAACTTATATCCGATCTGATCGTCATGGACCAGATGTCCATTGCTGATCTTTGCAACGCCCGTCTTTTCCTGGAACCGGAGTGCGCACGTGCAGCCGCTTTAAACGCTACCCCAGTAGAGATCAGAACCCTCGCCAAGATTCTCGATAAGACATCCAATGCAAAGAATCGTGTGGAAGCGGTAGAACATACGTCAGATTTCCACAATTACGTCGCCTTGTGCAGCAAGAATATTTATTTTGCAATGAGCATTCGAGCAATGATGGGGTTTACCAGCCTATTCATTGAAACGTTGGTAGATCTCAATGATGATATCCATGACGACAAAGCTCACGAAATTATTTTCGATGCTATTGCTTCCCGTAATCCACAAGAAGCATATGAACAAATGTTCGTCCACGTTGTGGAACTGAAAAAATCCATGTGCAAACTGGAAGCTCATTTTAGAGAAGTCACAAACAATAACATGAGAGAGTAAAATGAGAGTTAAAGACGCATAATTATAGCTGTAATATATAAGGTCCAACTTACTTTGTTCTAAGTCATATGACCAACCTGCAGAACGGTCATATTGGGCGCTTATTATCGTTTCGCCCATAAGCATTACCAAAATATACCGGTATTATTATCCAACGGTATCCCAACGGAGAACCAGCTTGTGTTCAATGCTTTCCGGGTACACGGCCTGCTGTTGATCCCTTCAACTCCTCAATGTGTTTGTCTAGTACGTCTTATGTAACTTCAGCCAATCCTTGGTACTGGTCATACAAAACGACACTAGGACTAAACTTCTCGGGTTATATTCTCGACAAGTGAGTCCATCAAAAGACGTTTTAGAGCGTCATCACGCGACAATAAAAATAAACTTTTACGCTAAACATATAAATCCCCATCCGATCGACAGGATACAGAGAAATTGAAAGGTAGAGCAATTATGAAAATTATGAATATGACTAAACGTACTGTTACTTTTGTCCTTGGTGTTTTCATCATGGCAATTGGTGTGACCTTGTCGGTCAAAGCAAATCTTGGCGTTTCAGCAATTTCATGCATACCGTATATCTACAGCCTAAAGTACAACTTTACTATTGGTGAATTCACAATATTCATGAATATAATTTGCATCTTGCTACAGATCATACTGCTGCGTAAAAAATACTCGCCTGTGCAGCTTTCTCAACTTGTTGCCATAACAGCATTTGGTTATTGCATTGATTTTTCGATGTATCTTCTAAGTGGGATAGATGCTTCGTCGTATTTGTTGCAGGTTGCTTGGTGTTTACTCGGTTGCGTTGCCCTTGCCTTCGGAGTTTTTCTGTTGGTGAAAGCAAATCTCACGTATCTTCCTGTTGACGGTCTTTCTGTTGCAATTTCAGATGTTTTTAAAAAGGAATTCGGGAAGGTCAAAGTTGGAGTTGATTGTTCCCTGGCATCTCTTGGGATTGTTAGCTCTTTCTTATTACTGCATAAGTTGGAAGGGATACGGGAAGGAACAATTGCAGCAGCTCTGTTTGTCGGAATGATGGTAAAATTCTTCAATGCCAAATTACCAATAGTTGATAGGTGGTTAGGTAACAAGACCTTAGAAGAAGAAATAGAAGATGATATTAATGATATAGAAAATTCTTTTTTTGTCATTACTATAGCCAGAGAATACGGCAGTGGTGGACATGGGATAGGAAAAAAAATTGCCGGTAAGCTAGGAATTTCCTTTTATGACGACCAATTGGTCGATATAACTGCAGAGAAAAGCGGTTTTACAAAAGAATATATTGCACAAAATGAACAGAAAATTGCCAATACGTTATTAGATGAGCTTTATGTTCAAAATTATGCATATGTAAATGACCATC encodes:
- a CDS encoding cytidylate kinase family protein produces the protein MKIMNMTKRTVTFVLGVFIMAIGVTLSVKANLGVSAISCIPYIYSLKYNFTIGEFTIFMNIICILLQIILLRKKYSPVQLSQLVAITAFGYCIDFSMYLLSGIDASSYLLQVAWCLLGCVALAFGVFLLVKANLTYLPVDGLSVAISDVFKKEFGKVKVGVDCSLASLGIVSSFLLLHKLEGIREGTIAAALFVGMMVKFFNAKLPIVDRWLGNKTLEEEIEDDINDIENSFFVITIAREYGSGGHGIGKKIAGKLGISFYDDQLVDITAEKSGFTKEYIAQNEQKIANTLLDELYVQNYAYVNDHLPPSDILFLRQSKIIREICSKESCVIVGRCGNFILKDNPKCFNVFIHANMDYRLSKIVDEYGVEAEISTKELKRSDNERSNYCLKYTGKDWADSRNYHIAIDSSLDDDEGIAQKVVNILQGTNLASF
- a CDS encoding FadR/GntR family transcriptional regulator, which gives rise to MSKKQVFAKKQKTGRFEDVVSLIKREILLKTYKVGDMLPREEELATQLGISRPMVREALAVLKTEGYLEARRGVGGGTFVKDILQSSQMGELISDLIVMDQMSIADLCNARLFLEPECARAAALNATPVEIRTLAKILDKTSNAKNRVEAVEHTSDFHNYVALCSKNIYFAMSIRAMMGFTSLFIETLVDLNDDIHDDKAHEIIFDAIASRNPQEAYEQMFVHVVELKKSMCKLEAHFREVTNNNMRE